A portion of the Candidatus Kapaibacterium sp. genome contains these proteins:
- a CDS encoding 3'-5' exonuclease has product MRKLFIYDVETTGLNHAIHGIHQLSFLIVIDNVIKHEANLLIKPNPNIVIEDEALAVGNVTREMLQSYKPASENYRLLLQELSKYVDKYNKKDKFHLVGYNNSSFDNQFLRAFFAQNNDKYFGSWFWSDTIDVMCLASNHLSDVRHTMENFKLATVAKQFDIQLEESKLHDATYDLYLTKEIYDIINLGK; this is encoded by the coding sequence ATGAGAAAATTATTTATTTACGACGTCGAAACAACAGGGCTTAACCACGCTATTCATGGTATTCATCAGTTGTCATTTCTTATTGTTATCGACAATGTCATCAAGCATGAAGCGAATTTATTAATAAAGCCAAATCCGAATATAGTTATTGAGGATGAAGCTCTGGCAGTTGGAAATGTGACGAGAGAAATGTTGCAAAGTTATAAACCGGCAAGTGAAAATTATCGCCTCTTGCTTCAGGAATTATCAAAATATGTTGACAAATACAACAAAAAGGATAAATTTCACCTCGTCGGCTACAACAATTCGAGCTTCGATAATCAATTCCTACGTGCTTTCTTTGCTCAAAACAATGATAAATATTTCGGTTCATGGTTTTGGTCTGACACTATTGATGTTATGTGTTTAGCGAGTAATCATTTGTCAGATGTTCGGCATACAATGGAGAATTTCAAACTCGCTACTGTTGCAAAACAATTTGATATTCAGCTTGAAGAATCCAAACTTCATGATGCTACTTACGATTTGTACCTGACAAAAGAAATTTATGATATAATTAATTTGGGGAAGTGA